From the genome of Pseudomonas sp. FP453:
ATGTTCACGGGTTGCAACACGAAGACGACGGCAGTGGTCGTTGTTACACCGTCGATTGCATCAAGGGTTAAGGATGTTTATGCAAGCTGTAATGAACCCGAAGTATCCAGGGCTCAGTGTGCGGGTCGCCGACGAGGGCTTCGATGCCTACGTGTGGGGCAATGACTTCAGTTTTGAGGTCAGCGCCTATGCTGTGCCGGAGATGGGTGTGCGGGTCGATCAATGGCCTTTGGAGCGCATCCTGCCGTACCGCAAGTGTTATGGGATTGACCCGGAAGAGTTCGCCAGTTTCCGCGACGCGCCCGACAGCGCAGTCTTCATGGCCTACCTCGACGACCAGGCGGTGGGCCACATCGTGGTCAGCACCAACTGGAATGGTTTTGCCCACGTCGATGAGCTGGCGGTGGCCTTGCCCGCACGGCGTCATGGTGTGGCCAAGGCGCTGCTGGATGTTGCGCAATTCTGGAGTCGCAAGAAAAACCTGCCGGGCATGATGCTCGAAACCCAGAACAACAACCTCGGTGCCTGCCGCCTGTACGAGCGTTGCGGCTACGTGATGGGCGGTATCGACCACCTGCGCTATCGCGGCATCGACCCGCAGACCCGTGAGGTGGCGATTTTCTG
Proteins encoded in this window:
- a CDS encoding GNAT family N-acetyltransferase — encoded protein: MQAVMNPKYPGLSVRVADEGFDAYVWGNDFSFEVSAYAVPEMGVRVDQWPLERILPYRKCYGIDPEEFASFRDAPDSAVFMAYLDDQAVGHIVVSTNWNGFAHVDELAVALPARRHGVAKALLDVAQFWSRKKNLPGMMLETQNNNLGACRLYERCGYVMGGIDHLRYRGIDPQTREVAIFWYRLFKSEVAKP